A single genomic interval of Methylobacterium bullatum harbors:
- a CDS encoding Carbohydrate deacetylase, with protein sequence MAHKKRLIVTADDFGLSLAVNDAVEQAHREGILTAASLMVGAPAAADAVARARRLPSLRVGLHLVMVEAWPTLPAADLPDLVGPDGLIRSDMGRLGLDLAVKPSARRQLSAEITAQFEAYKATGLPLDHVNAHKHFHVHPLIAGRVLAIGSGYGMRALRVPREPRTVLRAAEPGANPKPALDIAPWAGLLAVRARQAGLLIPDRTLGLAWSGAMTPRRVAGLLRHLPDGLTELYTHPATGGGFPGEAPGYAYAAERDALIAPETIAALAESGAAPGGFSDFS encoded by the coding sequence GTGGCCCATAAGAAACGCCTGATCGTCACCGCCGACGATTTCGGCCTGAGCCTGGCGGTCAACGACGCGGTGGAGCAGGCCCATCGCGAGGGCATCCTCACGGCCGCCAGCCTGATGGTGGGCGCGCCCGCCGCCGCGGATGCGGTCGCTCGCGCGCGGCGCCTGCCGTCCCTGCGCGTCGGCCTACACCTCGTCATGGTGGAAGCGTGGCCGACCCTGCCCGCCGCCGACCTGCCCGACCTCGTCGGACCGGACGGTCTCATCCGCAGCGACATGGGGCGCCTCGGCCTCGACCTCGCCGTGAAGCCATCGGCGCGCCGTCAGCTCTCGGCGGAGATCACGGCACAGTTCGAGGCGTACAAGGCAACGGGCCTCCCCCTCGACCACGTCAACGCCCACAAGCATTTCCACGTGCATCCCCTCATCGCCGGGCGCGTCCTGGCGATCGGCAGCGGCTACGGCATGCGGGCGCTCCGGGTGCCGCGCGAGCCTCGCACCGTGCTGCGCGCCGCCGAGCCGGGGGCCAATCCGAAACCCGCCCTCGACATCGCCCCCTGGGCCGGCCTGCTTGCCGTCCGCGCCCGTCAGGCGGGCCTGCTGATCCCCGATCGCACGCTGGGGCTGGCATGGTCCGGCGCGATGACACCGCGGCGCGTGGCGGGGCTCCTCCGCCATCTGCCCGACGGCCTGACCGAGCTGTATACCCATCCCGCCACCGGCGGCGGCTTTCCGGGGGAGGCACCCGGCTATGCTTATGCCGCCGAGCGCGACGCCCTGATTGCGCCGGAGACGATCGCGGCCCTGGCGGAATCCGGGGCGGCGCCGGGCGGGTTCTCGGATTTCTCTTAA